GCGGCAAGAGCCGCACGCAGGAAGAGTTTTTCTATGCGTTCGAGGCATTAATTGCCGCTAAGAAACAGATCATCATCACCTCGGATACCTATCCGAAGGAAATCACGGGCATGGACGACCGGTTGATCTCGCGCTTCGACTCGGGCCTGACGGTGGCCATCGAGCCGCCGGAACTGGAAATGCGCGTGGCGATTCTGTTGAAAAAAGCCAAGCAGGAAGGCGTGACCTTCTCCGACGACGTGGCTTTCTTTGTCGCCAAGCACTTGCGCTCGAACGTGCGCGAGCTCGAAGGCGCACTGCGCAAAATTCTGGCGTACTCGCGTTTCCATGGCAAAGACATCACCATCGATATCGTCAAGGAAGCCCTGAAGGACTTGCTGTCGGTGCAAAACCGCCAGATTTCCGTGGAAAACATCCAGAAAACGGTGGCCGACTTCTTCAATATCAAGGTTGCCGACATGTATTCCAAGCGCCGGCCCGCGAATATCGCCCGGCCGCGCCAGATCGCCATGTACCTGGCCAAGGAATTGACACAGAAGAGCCTGCCGGAAATCGGCGAGCTGTTCGGCGGCCGCGACCACACCACGGTGCTGCATGCCGTGCGCAAGATCGCGCTGGACCGCACCAAGAACCCGGAATGCAACCACGAATTGCATGTGCTGGAGCAAACGTTGAAGGGCTAGGCACAACTTGGCAAGACTGGCTCAAAACGTGCTTTACCCTTATCATCTGGGAGGGCGCCGCAGCCGGTCTGTCGGGGCTCCCTATGGCAACAATTGTTAAATTAATACGTTAAACATCGTACTGTTCAACCTATACATTGAGGATAAATATGCAATTGGTCAAAACCACCCGAGATACCCTTCTCCGGCCACTGCAGATCGTGAGCGGTATTGTCGAGCGTCGGCACACTATGCCGATTCTGGCCAATATCCTCATCCGCAAAGACGGTGAAAATGTCTCCTTCCTGTCGACCGACACCGAAGTGCAGATCACCACGCACGCGGAAATCGGTTCCGGCGCGGACGTGACCGGCACCACCGTGGCCGCGCGCAAGCTGCTGGACATTTTGCGCGCCCTGCCCGAATCGGGCGACGTCACGATGACCCTGCTGAACAAGCGCCTGACCGTGCAAACGGGCAAGTCGCGCTTCGCCCTGCAAACCCTGGCGGCGGAAGAGTTTCCAACCGTGCAACAGGCGGAAAGCTACAACGCGTCCGTCACCCTGCCGCAAAAAACGCTGAAGCACCTATTCAACATGGTGCATTTCTCGATGGCGCAGCAAGACATCCGCTACTACCTGAACGGCTTGCTGCTGGTTCTGGATGGCAATAATGTCATCGCCGTGGCCACCGACGGCCACCGCCTGGCGTTTTGCCAGGTGGCCACCGAGCAGACGTTTGCGCGCCAGGAAGTGATTATTCCGCGCAAGACCATCATCGAACTGCAGCGCCTGCTGGAAGAGAACGATGAACCGGTGCAGCTGGACATCGCCGCCAACCAGGTGAAACTGACCTTCGCCGACATCGAGCTGATCTCGAAGCTGGTGGAAGGCAAGTTCCCCGACTACACGCGCGTGATTCCAAAAGGTTACAAAAACGACTTCACCATCGGCCGCGATGAACTGCTGCGCTCGCTGCAACGTGCCGCCATCATGACCAGCGACAAGTTCAAGGGCGTGCGCTGCATCATCACCCCAGGCAGCATGAAGATCAGCTCGACCAATGCGGACCAGGAAGAAGCCGTCGAAGAGCTGGAAATCGACTACGGCGGCGACTCCGTCGACATCGGCTTCAACGTGACGTATCTGCTGGACGTGCTGAACAACCTGAAATGCGAATACGTCAACATCGCGCTCGGCGATTCGAACTCGTCCGCCCTGATCTCCATCCCGGACAATGCCGACTTCAAGTACGTCGTCATGCCGATGCGGATATAAAAATAGGGGTCGGACCCTTTGGGTCCGACCCCGGCAGTTGCTGTTGGGGTTAAAGCAATCACGCAACCCAAACCCCAATGAGAAGCTGGGGTCAGACCCAGAGGGTCTGACCCCTACCGCAATAGTTAATTGAGAAAGCAGTCCATGTCCGAGAATCCACAAGACACCCCGATCCAGGCCAAAACGGAAGAATACGGCGCCTCCTCCATCCAGATCCTGGAAGGCCTGGAAGCCGTACGCAAACGCCCGGGCATGTACATTGGCGACACCTCGGACGGCACCGGCTTGCACCATCTGGTATTCGAAGTGCTGGACAACTCCATCGATGAATCGCTGGCCGGCCACTGCACCGACATCAACGTCACCATCCACAGCGACAATTCGATCTCGATCACCGACAATGGCCGCGGCGTGCCGACCGGCCTGAAAATGGACGACAAGCACGATCCGAAGCGTTCGGCGGCCGAAATCGTCATGACCGAGCTGCACGCGGGCGGCAAGTTCGACCAGAACTCCTATAAAGTATCGGGCGGCTTGCACGGCGTGGGCGTATCTTGCGTCAATGGCCTGTCGAAATTGCTGAAACTGACCATCCGCCGCGATGGCAAAGTGCATCACATGGAATTCGTGCGCGGCGTGCCGCAAGACCGCCAGATCGTCATGGTGGGTGACATCGCCACCTCGCCGATCAAGGTCATCGGCGAGACGGACAAGCGCGGCACCGACGTGCATTTCTGGGCCGACGAAGAAATTTTCACGCATGTGGAATTCCACTACGAAATCCTGGCCAAGCGCATCCGCGAACTGTCCTTCCTGAACAATGGCGTCAAGATCAAATTGTCCGACCAGCGCACGGGCAAGGAAGAGATCTTCGCCTTCGAAGGCGGCACGCGCGGTTTCGTCGAGTACATCAACAAGGCCAAGTCGGTCTTGCACCCGACCATTTTCCAGGCCACGGGCGAGCGCCTGTCCGACCAGGGCACGAACATCTCGGTCGACGTGTCGATGCAGTGGAACGATGCCTACAACGAACAGGTGCTGTGCTTTACAAATAACATCCCGCAACGCGACGGCGGCACCCACCTGACGGGCTTGCGCGCGGCCATGACGCGCGTGATCAACAAATACATCGATGAACACGAGTTCGCCAAAAAGGCGAAAGTGGAAATCAGCGGCGACGACATGCGCGAAGGCCTGACCTGCGTGCTGTCGGTCAAAGTGCCGGAACCGAAATTCTCGTCGCAGACGAAAGACAAGCTGGTGTCGTCGGAAGTGCGCGGCCCCGTCGAAGAGATCGTCGCCAAGACCCTGGCCGATTACCTGCAAGAAAAACCGAACGACGCCAAGATCATTTGCGGCAAGATCGTCGAAGCGGCGCGCGCCCGTGAAGCAGCCCGCAAGGCCCGCGATTTGACGCGCCGCAAAGGCATCATGGATGGCCTGGGCCTGTCGGCCAAGCTGGCCGACTGCCAGGAAAAAGACCCCGCCCTGTGCGAACTGTACATCGTCGAGGGTGACTCGGCAGGTGGCTCGGCAAAACAGGGGCGCGACCGCAAGTTCCAGGCGATTCTGCCGCTGCGCGGTAAAGTCTTGAACGTGGAAAAAGCCCGTTTCGAAAAAATGCTGTCGTCCGAGCAGATCACCACCCTGATCGCCACGCTCGGCACCTCGATCGGACCGGACGAATTCAACGTCGAGAAACTGCGCTACCACCGCATCATCATCATGACCGATGCGGACGTCGACGGCGCCCACATCCGTACCCTGCTGCTGACCCTGTTCTACCGCCAGATGCCGCAACTGGTCGAGCGCGGCCACATCTACATCGCGCAACCGCCGCTGTACAAAGTCAAAGCGGGCCGCGACGAGCGCTATCTGAAAGATGACGCCGAAGAAGCGAGCTACATGATGACGGTGGCGC
Above is a genomic segment from Janthinobacterium sp. 64 containing:
- the dnaN gene encoding DNA polymerase III subunit beta; translation: MQLVKTTRDTLLRPLQIVSGIVERRHTMPILANILIRKDGENVSFLSTDTEVQITTHAEIGSGADVTGTTVAARKLLDILRALPESGDVTMTLLNKRLTVQTGKSRFALQTLAAEEFPTVQQAESYNASVTLPQKTLKHLFNMVHFSMAQQDIRYYLNGLLLVLDGNNVIAVATDGHRLAFCQVATEQTFARQEVIIPRKTIIELQRLLEENDEPVQLDIAANQVKLTFADIELISKLVEGKFPDYTRVIPKGYKNDFTIGRDELLRSLQRAAIMTSDKFKGVRCIITPGSMKISSTNADQEEAVEELEIDYGGDSVDIGFNVTYLLDVLNNLKCEYVNIALGDSNSSALISIPDNADFKYVVMPMRI
- the gyrB gene encoding DNA topoisomerase (ATP-hydrolyzing) subunit B, with amino-acid sequence MSENPQDTPIQAKTEEYGASSIQILEGLEAVRKRPGMYIGDTSDGTGLHHLVFEVLDNSIDESLAGHCTDINVTIHSDNSISITDNGRGVPTGLKMDDKHDPKRSAAEIVMTELHAGGKFDQNSYKVSGGLHGVGVSCVNGLSKLLKLTIRRDGKVHHMEFVRGVPQDRQIVMVGDIATSPIKVIGETDKRGTDVHFWADEEIFTHVEFHYEILAKRIRELSFLNNGVKIKLSDQRTGKEEIFAFEGGTRGFVEYINKAKSVLHPTIFQATGERLSDQGTNISVDVSMQWNDAYNEQVLCFTNNIPQRDGGTHLTGLRAAMTRVINKYIDEHEFAKKAKVEISGDDMREGLTCVLSVKVPEPKFSSQTKDKLVSSEVRGPVEEIVAKTLADYLQEKPNDAKIICGKIVEAARAREAARKARDLTRRKGIMDGLGLSAKLADCQEKDPALCELYIVEGDSAGGSAKQGRDRKFQAILPLRGKVLNVEKARFEKMLSSEQITTLIATLGTSIGPDEFNVEKLRYHRIIIMTDADVDGAHIRTLLLTLFYRQMPQLVERGHIYIAQPPLYKVKAGRDERYLKDDAEEASYMMTVALNTAVLVPRTGAEGISGETLTELVRKFNLSNTIMTRLTRVIDRAALTAIMTGVQLDLSTLDLAETSALALQTAINDSAVRVHVRSDDLSEKHMLRVERMHHGNIKVTAIDADFVQGPDYAVLANGAATFEGLIGEGAFVRRGEGERMKEIAVVDFHQAMQWLRDEAERTVSKQRYKGLGEMNPDQLWETTMDPTVRRLLKVQIEDAIAADQIFTTLMGDDVEPRRAFIENNALRAGNIDV